The following coding sequences lie in one Spinacia oleracea cultivar Varoflay chromosome 1, BTI_SOV_V1, whole genome shotgun sequence genomic window:
- the LOC110795878 gene encoding eukaryotic initiation factor 4A-9, whose protein sequence is MAGVAPEGSQYDARQYDSKMSELLSEEGGDFFTSYDEVYESFDKMGLAENLLRGIYAYGFEKPSAIQQRGIVPFCKGLDVIQQAQSGTGKTATFCSGILQQLDYELLECQALVLAPTRELAQQIEKVMRALGDYLGVKVHACVGGTSVREDQRILAAGVHVVVGTPGRVFDMLRRQSLRANQIKMFVLDEADEMLSRGFKDQIYDIFQQLPPKIQVGVFSATMPPEALEITRKFMNKPVRILVKRDELTLEGIKQFYVNVDKEDWKLDTLCDLYETLAITQSVIFVNTRRKVDWLTDQMRARDHTVSATHGDMDQNTRDIIMREFRSGSSRVLITTDLLARGIDVQQVSLVINYDLPTQPENYLHRIGRSGRFGRKGVAINFVTSDDDKMLFDIQKFYNVTVEELPANVADLI, encoded by the exons ATGGCAGGAGTTGCACCTGAAGGTTCCCAGTATGACGCTCGCCAGTATGACAGCAAAATGAGTGAATT GCTTTCTGAGGAAGGAGGTGATTTCTTCACTTCATATGACGAGGTTTATGAAAGCTTCGATAAAATGGGTTTGGCAGAGAACCTTCTTAGAGGAATCTATGCTTATG GTTTCGAGAAACCTTCTGCTATTCAACAGAGGGGAATAGTCCCGTTCTGCAAGGGTCTTGATGTTATTCAGCAAGCCCAATCTGGTACAGGAAAGACAGCTACTTTCTGCTCTGGTATCCTCCAGCAGTTGGATTATGAATTGCTGGAATGCCAAGCTCTTGTGCTTGCTCCAACCAGAGAGCTTGCTCAACAAATTGAGAAAGTTATGAGGGCCCTTGGAGATTATTTGGGCGTTAAGGTTCATGCTTGTGTTGGAGGAACAAGTGTGCGTGAGGATCAAAGAATCCTTGCTGCTGGGGTACATGTTGTTGTTGGTACCCCTGGACGTGTCTTTGACATGTTGCGCAGACAATCCCTTCGCGCCAATCAGATTAAAATGTTTGTTCTTGATGAAGCTGATGAGATGCTTTCTAGAGGTTTCAAGGACCAG ATTTACGACATTTTCCAGCAACTACCACCCAAGATCCAAGTCGGAGTGTTTTCAGCAACTATGCCCCCTGAGGCCCTTGAGATCACCAGGAAGTTCATGAACAAACCTGTGAGGATTCTTGTGAAGCGTGATGAGCTGACTCTCGAGGGTATCAAGCAGTTCTATGTTAATGTTGACAAGGAAGACTGGAAGCTCGATACACTTTGTGATCTCTACGAAACTTTGGCGATCACTCAAAGTGTTATATTCGTTAACACCAGGAGGAAGGTGGACTGGTTGACCGACCAGATGAGAGCCCGTGATCACACCGTTTCAGCCACCCATGGAGACATGGACCAGAACACTAGGGACATCATTATGAGGGAGTTCCGTTCTGGTTCATCCCGTGTCCTCATTACAACCGATCTTCTTGCTCGTGGTATTGATGTTCAGCAAGTCTCCCTTGTGATCAACTACGATCTTCCAACCCAACCCGAGAACTACCTCCACAGGATTGGACGAAGTGGTCGATTTGGAAGGAAGGGTGTTGCCATCAACTTTGTTACCAGTGATGATGATAAGATGCTCTTTGATATTCAGAAGTTCTACAATGTGACAGTGGAGGAGCTCCCTGCTAACGTTGCTGACCTTATCTGA